In Sphingomonas sp. SUN019, the genomic window TGCTGCAATCGAACCGGATGGCGGATGCAGGGTCGGCGATCGAGGAAGCGATGCGGCTCCTGCCCGATGAGGCGTTCCCGAAGCTCGTCGCCAGCGTCATCCTGACATTTTCCGGCGGCGCACCGCGTGCGGCGGACCTGTGGCTGGAGGCGAGCAAGCAAGCGCCGGAGATGGCCCGCCACACGGACGATTATCTCGCCGGCGCGCTGCTGGGGCGGCTGCGCGAGATCGGTGATACCGCGCGCGCCGACCGGCTCGCGGCGCGGATGGGGGAGATCGGGATCGGCAACCTGCTGTCGCCGATGCGGTCGAGCGCGGCGTTGGCCCGCGTCAAGGCTGAGGCCGCGGCGCATGGCGCAGTATCGGCCGAACGCTTCGTGCGCGACATCACCGCTACGAGCGATATGGCGGAGTTGTACGTCGACCGGCGCTATGCGGCGCTGTGGCCGACGATCGCGGCGTGGGGCGGGCCGTCGCTCGACCGGCTGCGCCTGATGCATCTGGAGGAATTGCGGCGCGAATGGCAGACGTCGCAGGATTACCGGACCGCGACCAATTATGCGCGGGCATTGATGGCGGTGGAGGCGTTTCCGGTCGTGATCGACCTGTTCGCGCCGCTCCTGACCGAAGACAAGCTGGCCAAGGATGACGCGTCGGCAGAGTTTCTTGCGGTGCCTGTCGCGCGTGCGTTCGACCGGCTCGGGCGGTCCGCCGAACGCGATGCGATCCTGCGCCGCGTCGACGCCGCTTTGCCGCCCGATGCCGCGGCGCGCAGACTGAACCTTTCGGGTAGCCCGATCACCAACTCCTTCATGCAGCACCGCTGGAACGATGTCGTGACGCACGCCGACGCCTGGATGGCGGCGGC contains:
- a CDS encoding M48 family metallopeptidase, encoding MMKRFWIVAAGLAIAAAAPLRATPQEIMGKVTDPAERALLPEIGEALGSGQPSVTRLDALIARLPQPTPLRGLVQTARANLLLQSNRMADAGSAIEEAMRLLPDEAFPKLVASVILTFSGGAPRAADLWLEASKQAPEMARHTDDYLAGALLGRLREIGDTARADRLAARMGEIGIGNLLSPMRSSAALARVKAEAAAHGAVSAERFVRDITATSDMAELYVDRRYAALWPTIAAWGGPSLDRLRLMHLEELRREWQTSQDYRTATNYARALMAVEAFPVVIDLFAPLLTEDKLAKDDASAEFLAVPVARAFDRLGRSAERDAILRRVDAALPPDAAARRLNLSGSPITNSFMQHRWNDVVTHADAWMAAAKALGPEVNRSATINVVSMRACARIGLGQAQAGALDIAEVMIARSAIPSAALRIYLCQDDLPKAVALVQEALTRESDRGWALLLLQPDRLQDTSIQGRAEFAFLERLRKDVGLRAAAEKVGRILPQPLASGLPTGFDPLAPAITPRDRTGNI